The Mucilaginibacter terrenus genome has a segment encoding these proteins:
- a CDS encoding VCBS repeat-containing protein, whose amino-acid sequence MKLFYNAFFLFLIISCFLSCKKKSQFERVSSFHSGVDFNNEITENDSINPLDVVNIYNGGGVGVGDFNNDGLQDLYFTSNMVPNKLYLNKGDLKFNDVTKEAGVGGSGRWGRGVSIVDINNDGLADIYVSNTIYKDSTRRHNFLYINKGVNKDGVPQFKDMAMEYGLHAGTESTMASFFDYDNDGDLDMYLVVNNASSSYNPNVFGPASARMPHFKTGKLYRNDWDSKLQHPVFHDVSVQAGVTIPGFGHSASTVDINSDGWKDIYVADDFISNNILYINNHDGTFTDRSKEYFKHTSLNAMGQDIVDINNDGLADVIELDMNPEDNYRKKMMLMPNSYQTYQNFEQFNYQYQYVRNTLQLNRGPRPGADGKPGTPVFSDIGFLSGIAQTDWSWTPVVADFNNDGYRDVIITNGFPRDVSDRDFMTYRQEAYAVASKEMVLKQIPEIKIHNYAYQNNGDLTFKDVSTDWGLETPTFSNGAVYADLDNDGALDMVVNNVNDKASIYRNTARDDDENLQKSHFLQVFFKGDSQNINGLGTLVNIYYNHGKQQFYENNPYRGYLSTDQVVGHFGLGQVSVLDSVMIRWPNGKKQKLVNVKADQRLKVDIANASTNYVPTPNLQIAKALFKDVTDSVGVHYSSKDASTIDFNIQKLLPHKLSEYSPAIAVGDVNADGLDDMIVGGSTYNQAQVFFQRADGKFIQRDLLPNAPAPTLNFKDGGILLFDANGDGKPDLYCASAGYEAPAGSPIYQDRLYLNDGRGNFTLATNALPVNLGSKLCVRAVDYNKDGKLDLFISGRVKPWEYPKPVSSIILRNDSQNGQPKFTDVTAQIAPALRNVGLVCDALFTDFDNDGWQDLMVAGEWMPVTFLKNDHGKYVNVTANTGISNNLGWWNSIVAGDFRHTGRTDYIVGNTGQNTILQASDQYPVYITAKDFDNSHTYSAVPSTFFKDKDGKMKEFPVQGRDDMLKQMISMKKKYTNYKSYATATMQDIFTPEQLKGALRLKVNMQKSCFVRNDGGGKFTMIPLPIEAQVSVVNGMETGDFDGDGNLDVVINGNDYGTDVAIGRYDAMNGLVLKGDGKGGFKPLSILQSGIYIPGNGKALAKLRDSKGHELLAATQNHDWTKVFKLNRTAATVDVKPDDAYALIRYKNGRTDKQELYFGSSFLSQSARFVSLGADVSAVDVVDNKGAKRTIDISKKK is encoded by the coding sequence ATGAAGTTATTCTACAATGCGTTTTTTCTTTTTTTGATTATATCCTGTTTTTTGTCCTGCAAAAAAAAGAGCCAGTTTGAACGTGTCTCATCATTTCATTCCGGAGTAGACTTCAATAACGAGATTACAGAAAATGATTCCATTAACCCGCTGGACGTAGTTAACATATATAATGGCGGCGGCGTTGGTGTGGGCGATTTTAATAATGATGGCCTCCAAGACTTGTATTTTACAAGTAATATGGTGCCCAACAAATTGTACCTGAACAAAGGTGATCTTAAATTCAACGATGTTACTAAGGAAGCCGGTGTTGGCGGTAGTGGACGCTGGGGCAGAGGGGTATCAATAGTTGACATTAATAACGATGGACTTGCGGATATCTACGTCAGCAATACTATTTACAAAGATTCTACAAGGCGCCACAACTTCCTGTACATCAATAAAGGTGTAAATAAGGACGGCGTGCCGCAGTTTAAAGATATGGCTATGGAGTATGGCCTGCATGCCGGTACCGAATCTACCATGGCAAGCTTTTTTGATTATGATAACGACGGGGACCTGGATATGTACCTTGTGGTAAATAACGCCAGCTCCTCTTATAACCCTAATGTATTTGGGCCTGCAAGCGCCCGTATGCCGCACTTTAAAACAGGTAAGCTATATCGTAATGATTGGGATAGTAAGCTTCAACATCCTGTTTTTCATGATGTTTCTGTACAGGCAGGTGTAACTATTCCGGGTTTCGGGCACTCGGCATCAACGGTAGATATTAACAGCGACGGTTGGAAAGACATCTATGTAGCGGATGACTTCATTTCTAACAACATCCTGTATATCAACAACCATGACGGTACATTTACCGACCGTTCAAAAGAGTATTTTAAACATACATCTTTGAATGCAATGGGGCAGGACATTGTAGATATCAACAATGATGGGCTTGCGGATGTCATTGAGTTAGATATGAATCCGGAGGATAACTATCGCAAAAAGATGATGCTGATGCCAAATAGCTATCAAACGTATCAGAATTTTGAGCAGTTCAACTATCAATACCAATATGTTCGTAATACACTTCAGCTGAACCGTGGGCCACGGCCGGGTGCCGATGGTAAACCCGGTACACCGGTTTTCAGCGACATTGGCTTTTTAAGCGGTATAGCACAAACCGACTGGAGCTGGACACCCGTAGTGGCTGATTTTAACAACGATGGCTATCGCGACGTGATCATAACCAACGGCTTCCCACGGGATGTATCTGACCGGGACTTCATGACCTATCGACAGGAAGCGTACGCGGTGGCATCTAAGGAGATGGTGCTCAAGCAGATACCTGAAATTAAGATACACAACTACGCTTACCAGAATAACGGCGACCTTACCTTTAAAGATGTAAGTACCGACTGGGGTTTAGAGACGCCTACCTTCTCCAACGGTGCAGTGTATGCCGATCTGGATAACGATGGGGCGCTGGATATGGTCGTTAATAATGTGAACGATAAAGCATCTATTTACCGGAATACAGCCAGGGATGATGACGAAAATCTGCAAAAATCACACTTTTTACAAGTGTTCTTCAAAGGTGATAGCCAGAACATAAATGGACTGGGTACTTTGGTGAATATTTACTACAATCACGGCAAACAACAGTTTTATGAGAACAATCCTTACCGCGGTTATTTATCCACCGATCAGGTGGTAGGCCACTTCGGTTTGGGGCAGGTAAGCGTGCTGGACTCTGTTATGATACGGTGGCCAAACGGTAAAAAGCAGAAGCTGGTAAACGTAAAAGCAGACCAGCGGCTGAAGGTTGATATTGCCAACGCATCTACAAATTATGTACCTACGCCGAATTTGCAAATAGCAAAAGCACTGTTTAAGGATGTGACCGATTCTGTAGGCGTGCACTATTCCAGTAAAGATGCATCTACCATAGACTTTAACATACAAAAGCTGTTGCCGCATAAACTGTCAGAATATAGCCCTGCTATTGCGGTTGGTGATGTAAACGCCGATGGTTTAGATGATATGATAGTAGGTGGCAGCACTTACAACCAGGCACAGGTGTTCTTTCAGCGGGCTGATGGTAAGTTTATACAGCGCGATCTGCTGCCGAATGCACCGGCGCCAACCCTAAACTTTAAGGACGGGGGTATATTGCTGTTTGATGCCAACGGGGACGGTAAGCCCGACCTTTACTGTGCAAGCGCAGGATACGAGGCACCTGCAGGCAGCCCTATATACCAGGACAGGTTATACCTTAACGATGGTAGAGGAAACTTTACCCTAGCTACCAACGCCTTACCGGTGAATCTCGGCAGTAAGTTGTGCGTACGCGCAGTTGATTACAACAAGGACGGCAAGCTGGATCTGTTCATCTCTGGCCGTGTAAAGCCATGGGAGTACCCTAAGCCCGTATCAAGCATTATACTGCGTAACGATAGTCAGAACGGTCAGCCCAAGTTTACCGATGTTACCGCGCAGATTGCACCCGCCCTGCGGAACGTTGGTTTGGTATGCGACGCCCTGTTTACAGATTTTGATAATGACGGATGGCAAGACCTTATGGTTGCAGGCGAGTGGATGCCGGTCACCTTCCTGAAGAACGATCATGGTAAATATGTAAATGTCACCGCAAACACCGGTATCAGCAACAACCTGGGCTGGTGGAACTCCATAGTAGCCGGCGATTTCCGTCATACCGGCAGAACAGACTACATTGTAGGCAATACCGGCCAAAACACTATCTTACAGGCAAGTGACCAATATCCTGTATATATTACCGCGAAGGATTTCGACAACAGCCATACCTACAGTGCTGTACCATCAACTTTTTTTAAAGACAAGGACGGCAAAATGAAAGAATTCCCGGTACAGGGCCGTGATGATATGCTGAAGCAAATGATTAGCATGAAGAAGAAATACACCAATTACAAGTCGTACGCGACCGCAACTATGCAGGACATCTTCACGCCGGAACAGTTGAAAGGTGCCCTGCGCTTGAAGGTGAACATGCAAAAAAGCTGCTTTGTACGTAACGATGGCGGCGGCAAGTTTACCATGATACCCCTGCCTATAGAAGCACAGGTGTCTGTAGTAAATGGTATGGAAACAGGAGACTTTGACGGCGACGGCAACCTGGATGTGGTAATAAATGGTAACGATTACGGTACTGACGTTGCCATTGGCCGGTACGATGCCATGAATGGCCTGGTGCTGAAAGGCGATGGCAAAGGCGGCTTTAAACCGCTGAGTATATTGCAAAGCGGCATTTATATACCGGGTAATGGTAAAGCATTAGCTAAACTGCGCGACAGCAAGGGACATGAACTGCTCGCTGCAACTCAAAACCACGACTGGACAAAGGTATTTAAGCTAAACCGGACGGCAGCTACCGTGGATGTTAAGCCGGATGATGCCTACGCCCTTATCAGGTACAAAAACGGCCGGACAGACAAGCAGGAGCTGTATTTTGGTTCGTCGTTCTTATCACAATCTGCAAGGTTTGTAAGCCTTGGTGCAGATGTAAGCGCGGTTGATGTTGTAGATAATAAAGGCGCCAAACGTACTATTGATATTTCAAAGAAGAAGTAA
- a CDS encoding RagB/SusD family nutrient uptake outer membrane protein — MKMKRKAITLLALSAALMSPLACKKDFLSQTNRFKSSAQATFQKPGDVVALVNSIYDGYQNSDLLKKCIWYYANFQTHDFYNYGADVAWNNYQINSSFGALSVFWNNAYISIARANSAFDIIADAKARGILTSALADRLTGEAYFLRGMTYYYLAGSFGGVPLELKSVTDGLTPRSSQDDVFKQVVADMKQAETLLLSKTTLPAADLGRATKGAAYAYEGAAQMWLKDYAAALTAFNNPELTSNYHLLPNFVDVHEFDHQNNDESLFEIQFEVSGSQSWDGGWQNGGEVAWIDDFSWPEEISNFGYDYANPGLWYSYQAGDQRKAVTIIGPGDEVKSPGIIAKWGGIKGYPAVTAGFAAGNDRYKADNGTIINTNGTLTRPWYGVSDQLRSGYYCAKKWRDPQLTGGTGNQVIFGSQNQVLMRYAEVLLSRAECKVRTGDVAGAMADLKIVRDRAFGGTAPAVMQDGARFDGTPAAPITDPLQMVLSEYRHELTGEYSVFYDLRRAGPGVASAFIKNAYGTDATTTPQPYPFGPTADGKAHGVYRTTLPEGRDLLPIPQQAIGLNPNLTQNPAYQ; from the coding sequence ATGAAAATGAAGAGAAAAGCGATTACATTATTAGCGTTATCGGCAGCCTTAATGTCTCCGCTGGCGTGTAAAAAGGACTTTTTATCGCAAACGAACAGGTTTAAATCATCTGCTCAGGCCACCTTCCAAAAACCCGGAGATGTGGTTGCATTGGTGAACAGTATATATGACGGATACCAGAACAGCGATTTGTTAAAAAAATGTATCTGGTATTATGCAAACTTCCAAACGCACGACTTTTACAACTACGGAGCTGACGTGGCATGGAACAACTACCAGATTAACTCAAGCTTTGGAGCTTTATCTGTATTCTGGAATAATGCATACATAAGCATCGCACGCGCAAACTCGGCGTTTGATATTATTGCCGACGCAAAAGCGAGAGGCATACTTACATCTGCCCTTGCAGATCGCTTAACAGGCGAGGCTTACTTCCTGCGCGGTATGACTTATTATTATCTTGCCGGTTCATTCGGCGGTGTGCCATTGGAGCTTAAGTCTGTTACAGATGGTTTAACACCACGTTCATCTCAGGATGATGTATTTAAACAGGTGGTAGCAGACATGAAGCAGGCAGAAACATTGTTGTTGTCAAAAACAACTTTGCCTGCTGCCGATTTAGGTCGCGCTACAAAAGGTGCAGCTTACGCATATGAGGGCGCCGCGCAGATGTGGCTAAAAGATTACGCAGCCGCGCTTACAGCTTTTAACAACCCTGAACTTACCAGCAACTATCATTTGCTTCCTAATTTCGTTGATGTTCATGAATTTGATCATCAGAACAATGACGAGTCTTTGTTCGAGATTCAATTTGAAGTTTCCGGCTCACAAAGCTGGGATGGAGGCTGGCAAAATGGTGGCGAAGTTGCCTGGATAGATGACTTTAGCTGGCCGGAAGAGATCTCAAACTTCGGTTATGATTATGCTAACCCGGGCTTATGGTATTCTTACCAGGCTGGTGACCAGCGCAAAGCCGTAACCATTATAGGTCCTGGCGATGAGGTTAAAAGCCCAGGAATTATTGCCAAATGGGGTGGCATAAAGGGCTACCCTGCGGTAACTGCTGGTTTTGCTGCTGGCAACGACCGTTATAAAGCTGATAATGGTACCATCATCAATACTAACGGTACGCTTACCCGTCCATGGTACGGCGTGTCTGACCAATTACGTTCTGGCTACTACTGTGCAAAAAAATGGCGCGATCCGCAGCTTACAGGTGGTACTGGCAACCAGGTAATATTTGGTTCACAAAATCAGGTATTAATGCGTTACGCGGAGGTGTTGTTAAGCCGTGCCGAATGTAAAGTACGCACCGGTGATGTTGCTGGTGCAATGGCGGATCTGAAAATTGTCAGAGATCGTGCTTTTGGTGGAACTGCTCCGGCTGTAATGCAGGACGGTGCCAGGTTTGACGGAACGCCTGCCGCTCCTATAACAGATCCTTTACAAATGGTGTTAAGCGAGTACAGGCACGAGCTTACCGGCGAATACTCTGTATTTTACGACCTTCGGCGCGCAGGCCCGGGTGTAGCTTCAGCTTTCATTAAAAACGCTTATGGTACTGATGCTACTACTACACCTCAGCCATACCCGTTTGGCCCGACAGCTGATGGTAAAGCACACGGTGTTTACCGTACTACTTTACCGGAAGGTCGCGACTTGCTGCCTATTCCGCAGCAGGCTATTGGCCTAAACCCTAACTTGACGCAAAATCCTGCATATCAATAA
- a CDS encoding SusC/RagA family TonB-linked outer membrane protein, translating to MSLAGYAQSRQITGVISSTDAGPVVGASVKVKGTSTGVTTDVNGAYKLNVPAGASTLVVTYLGYASQEIALGAGSVYSATLVPNISNLNEVAVVSVGYGTARKKDLTGSISSVSSETLNKIPAPSLEVALQGRASGVQVQANDGAPGGNTSILIRGVGSLASGGNNPLYVVDGYPLEGGINNFNTNDIASIDILKDASATAIYGVRGANGVVIITTKKGRKDGVQVSLDAYNSFQAQPKKYDLLNAQEWATLANQVADADPNFVELPIWRNPQSLTTADWQDALYRTGRTQNYSLAIRGGSDKVQSATSVGYYDQKGIVLGSYFKRVTVGLNLDYQATPWLKSSTSAKYTYQTSNNPYGTGSLGNLTQLIPTLDGGNSATSQIKDANGNYGFYNPDNTYTAKYNNPVYNIETNEYENIGNNLLTTSSLEATILPGLRIKTNAGVRLNTYSGSFFQPEDTRIQQQYPAAVPTNALYSQRQNNTFEWLWENTLAYDKTFGAHKISFVGGVSQQSTSFTANGASGIPKNSVIRDLAQLSNLQFDVDGNGKTITTLASQFARLTYTFLDRYSINGTVRRDGSSKFDEGHQYGVFPVAGLTWRAKEESFLKNASWISDLKFRGSYGKTGNQGPIAPFRYQALYSTGLPAASSGNLGYPFNKLYQGGIAQIQPANPDLRWETDYQTDIGMDASFLNGDLNFTVDWFKRTSKDFLLNIAAPAQSGYTSFTKNVGSMENKGFEFAVNYNHSVKDFRYGLSLTLSVIKNKLTSITSGTDFVTNFGGLALTGPGWADNTFTKTYIGRPVGEFYGYKTNGIIQSQAQIDALNAAAAAKFPANPFYYQSATSPGDRYFVDTNGDGHVTVDDQVSLGSPLPKFFGGFNLDLSYKSFDFNAYFYGMYGNKILNYQESSLESFQNRGFVGVENVSRQYAQNHWSPTNPSNRYTRVTYSDALILSNVPSDVWVENGSFLKLKNVTVGYTLPTALVNKASLSKVRFYLSTQNLFTITKYTGLDPEIGIQGGNATQNGIDNGTYPGSRFFTVGLNVTLK from the coding sequence ATGAGTTTAGCCGGGTATGCGCAATCACGGCAGATCACTGGTGTGATATCCTCTACGGACGCTGGTCCGGTGGTGGGTGCCAGTGTAAAAGTAAAAGGCACAAGCACCGGCGTAACCACCGATGTAAACGGTGCTTATAAATTAAACGTACCAGCAGGAGCGAGCACCCTGGTGGTAACTTACCTGGGCTATGCCAGCCAGGAGATAGCTCTTGGTGCAGGAAGCGTTTACAGTGCTACCCTGGTGCCTAACATCAGCAACCTTAATGAAGTTGCAGTTGTATCGGTAGGTTACGGTACAGCACGCAAAAAAGACCTTACAGGGTCAATCAGTTCGGTAAGCTCAGAAACCTTGAATAAGATTCCGGCTCCGTCACTGGAAGTTGCTTTACAGGGCCGGGCGTCTGGTGTTCAGGTGCAGGCAAATGACGGTGCTCCCGGCGGTAACACTTCTATCCTCATTCGTGGTGTAGGTAGCTTGGCCAGCGGCGGTAATAACCCGTTATATGTAGTAGATGGCTACCCTCTTGAAGGTGGTATCAATAACTTCAATACAAACGATATCGCATCTATCGACATTTTGAAGGATGCGTCAGCAACGGCTATATACGGTGTACGTGGTGCAAATGGTGTTGTTATTATAACCACTAAAAAGGGCAGGAAAGATGGCGTGCAAGTATCATTAGATGCTTACAACTCATTTCAGGCGCAACCTAAAAAGTATGATTTACTTAACGCGCAGGAGTGGGCTACATTGGCGAATCAGGTGGCCGACGCTGATCCTAACTTTGTGGAGTTACCTATCTGGCGTAACCCGCAATCGCTTACAACAGCAGATTGGCAGGATGCATTATACCGTACAGGCCGTACTCAAAACTACAGCCTTGCTATACGTGGCGGTAGTGACAAGGTTCAGTCCGCGACATCTGTAGGTTACTATGATCAGAAAGGTATTGTACTTGGTTCTTATTTCAAGAGAGTAACTGTTGGGCTTAACCTTGATTATCAGGCAACACCATGGCTTAAATCATCAACCAGCGCCAAGTATACCTATCAAACATCAAACAACCCTTACGGTACCGGTTCTTTAGGTAACTTAACCCAATTAATTCCTACGCTTGATGGCGGTAACAGCGCTACCAGCCAAATTAAAGATGCGAACGGCAACTACGGTTTCTACAATCCGGACAATACTTATACTGCCAAGTACAACAACCCGGTTTATAATATTGAGACCAACGAATATGAGAACATTGGTAACAACCTGCTTACCACCTCATCTTTAGAGGCTACAATATTACCCGGCTTGCGAATCAAGACTAATGCGGGCGTTCGTTTAAACACTTATTCAGGTTCTTTCTTTCAGCCTGAAGATACCCGCATACAGCAGCAATACCCTGCAGCTGTTCCAACAAACGCTTTGTACAGCCAGCGTCAGAACAATACATTTGAGTGGCTTTGGGAAAATACCTTAGCGTATGACAAAACATTCGGCGCTCACAAAATCAGCTTTGTTGGCGGTGTTTCTCAGCAGAGCACCTCATTTACAGCAAACGGTGCGAGTGGTATACCAAAAAATAGCGTAATTCGTGATTTGGCGCAGCTAAGTAACCTGCAGTTTGATGTTGATGGTAACGGTAAAACCATCACTACATTGGCATCGCAATTCGCAAGGCTTACCTATACCTTCCTGGACAGGTACTCAATTAACGGTACCGTACGTAGAGACGGTTCATCAAAGTTTGATGAGGGTCATCAGTATGGCGTGTTCCCGGTAGCAGGCCTTACATGGAGGGCTAAAGAAGAGTCGTTCCTTAAAAACGCCAGCTGGATCAGCGATTTAAAGTTCCGCGGTAGCTACGGTAAAACAGGTAACCAGGGCCCTATAGCTCCTTTCAGGTACCAGGCACTATATTCAACCGGTTTACCAGCTGCAAGCAGCGGCAACCTTGGTTATCCATTTAATAAATTGTACCAGGGCGGTATTGCGCAGATACAACCTGCCAACCCTGACCTTCGCTGGGAAACAGATTACCAAACAGATATAGGTATGGATGCGTCATTCCTTAATGGTGATCTTAATTTCACTGTAGATTGGTTTAAGCGTACATCAAAAGACTTCCTTTTAAACATTGCCGCTCCTGCTCAGTCTGGCTACACTTCATTCACCAAGAACGTAGGTAGCATGGAGAACAAGGGCTTTGAGTTTGCTGTTAATTACAACCACAGCGTTAAAGATTTCCGTTACGGTTTAAGCCTGACACTGTCTGTTATCAAAAACAAGTTAACCAGCATTACATCAGGAACCGACTTTGTGACCAACTTTGGTGGCCTGGCGCTTACAGGGCCAGGATGGGCTGACAATACTTTTACCAAAACTTACATTGGCAGACCAGTTGGGGAGTTTTATGGCTACAAAACAAATGGCATAATACAATCTCAAGCTCAAATAGATGCACTTAATGCAGCTGCTGCAGCTAAGTTCCCGGCAAATCCGTTCTACTATCAGTCTGCAACATCTCCGGGCGACCGTTATTTTGTTGATACAAATGGCGATGGCCACGTAACAGTTGACGATCAAGTGAGCTTGGGTAGCCCGCTGCCAAAGTTCTTTGGTGGATTTAACCTTGACTTAAGCTACAAGTCGTTTGACTTCAACGCTTATTTCTATGGTATGTACGGCAACAAAATACTTAACTACCAGGAAAGCTCACTGGAGAGTTTCCAAAACCGCGGTTTCGTAGGGGTGGAGAACGTTAGCCGCCAATACGCGCAAAACCATTGGTCGCCAACTAACCCATCTAACAGGTATACCCGTGTTACCTATAGTGATGCGCTTATCCTAAGCAACGTTCCGTCTGATGTTTGGGTGGAGAACGGCAGCTTCCTTAAATTGAAGAACGTTACCGTGGGCTATACCTTGCCAACAGCATTGGTTAACAAAGCATCCCTTTCTAAAGTAAGGTTCTATTTATCAACTCAAAACCTCTTCACAATAACAAAATACACCGGTCTTGATCCGGAAATTGGTATACAAGGTGGTAACGCTACACAAAACGGCATTGACAATGGTACTTACCCGGGCTCAAGGTTCTTCACAGTGGGCTTAAATGTTACTCTTAAATAA